The Streptomyces sp. NBC_00454 DNA segment CTCCCGCGAGTACGAGGCGGACGCCTCCGGGGCCCAGCTCACCGGGGACCCGCTCGCCCTGGCCAGCGCCCTGCGCAAACTGGACGCCGGCACCAAACAGCTCCCGCTTCCGGCCGAGCCGAGGCTGGAGACGGCGAGCCACATGATGATCGCCAACCCCTTCCGTCCGGGTGAGGGATTGTCCAAAATGTTTTCCACGCACCCTCCGATGGCCGAGCGCATCGCCCGGCTCGAACAGATGGCAGGCCGCAGTCAGTGAAGACCATCCTCAACCTCATCTGGCTCGTACTGAGCGGCATCTGGCTGTTCCTCGGCTACTGCCTGGCCGGCGTGATCCTCTGCATCACGATCATCGGCATCCCCTTCGGCATCGCCTCCTTCCGGATCGCGGTCTACGCGCTGTGGCCCTTCGGGTACACGACCGTCGAACGGCGCGACTCCGGCACCGCCTCCTGCATCGGCAACGTCC contains these protein-coding regions:
- a CDS encoding YccF domain-containing protein — encoded protein: MKTILNLIWLVLSGIWLFLGYCLAGVILCITIIGIPFGIASFRIAVYALWPFGYTTVERRDSGTASCIGNVLWLILAGWWLALGHIVTGIALCVTIIGIPFGIANFKMVPLSLLPLGREIVPTDAPFASR